The following proteins are co-located in the Pyrobaculum calidifontis JCM 11548 genome:
- a CDS encoding DsrE family protein, protein MPDKVAFLATMPPADGPRISTMLGYALAAASMGFEVLIFYTLDAAHIVKKKVFEKLDPQIRERFKQCMDMGCKMWLCSSAAATFNIKEDEVVEGVKIMGIASFYEYAAEAKVVLTW, encoded by the coding sequence ATGCCGGATAAAGTGGCCTTCTTAGCCACAATGCCGCCTGCAGATGGGCCTAGAATTTCTACAATGCTCGGCTACGCCTTGGCAGCCGCCTCTATGGGATTCGAGGTGTTGATTTTCTACACCTTGGACGCAGCCCACATAGTAAAAAAGAAAGTCTTTGAAAAACTAGACCCGCAGATTAGGGAGAGGTTTAAGCAGTGCATGGACATGGGGTGTAAGATGTGGCTGTGCTCCTCGGCCGCGGCCACCTTCAACATAAAAGAGGACGAGGTAGTGGAGGGAGTCAAGATAATGGGCATAGCGAGCTTCTACGAATACGCGGCTGAGGCCAAGGTTGTGCTCACTTGGTGA
- a CDS encoding SAM-dependent methyltransferase, protein MLYIVGVGPGDKELLTLKAVKILQRADVVAYGDLVPEEVVEEFAPQAERVKIGHRHKDHDEVVARLLEVAREKNVVLLKNGDPTVFGRAHQICRMARAAGVPCEIVPGVSSFTAASALGGVELTDGVALRHVALLSYPHVDEEVLKSVRADVYVIFMMGDRLSQVAELVKKVCGKAVEVYVCSRISLGGTCLPLEKVEKVEKPLLVIVRKCWSPP, encoded by the coding sequence GTGCTCTACATAGTGGGCGTCGGGCCGGGGGACAAGGAGCTCTTGACGCTTAAGGCGGTCAAAATTCTGCAGAGGGCAGACGTGGTGGCCTACGGCGACTTGGTGCCAGAGGAGGTGGTGGAGGAGTTCGCCCCCCAGGCCGAGAGGGTGAAGATTGGGCATAGGCATAAGGACCACGACGAGGTCGTGGCTAGGTTGCTTGAGGTGGCCAGGGAGAAGAACGTGGTGTTGTTGAAGAACGGCGACCCCACGGTGTTTGGGAGGGCGCATCAGATCTGCCGCATGGCCCGCGCCGCGGGCGTGCCGTGCGAGATTGTCCCAGGCGTGTCCAGCTTCACCGCCGCCTCAGCCCTAGGCGGAGTGGAGCTAACCGACGGCGTCGCCCTCCGCCACGTGGCCCTCCTCTCCTACCCCCACGTCGACGAGGAGGTTCTCAAGAGCGTGAGAGCCGACGTGTACGTCATATTTATGATGGGCGACAGACTCTCCCAAGTGGCCGAGCTTGTGAAAAAGGTGTGCGGCAAAGCCGTGGAGGTCTACGTGTGTAGCAGAATCTCCCTGGGAGGGACCTGCCTCCCACTGGAGAAGGTGGAGAAGGTTGAGAAGCCCCTCCTAGTTATTGTGAGAAAGTGCTGGTCCCCGCCCTAG
- the dsrB gene encoding dissimilatory-type sulfite reductase subunit beta: MSAERFKKRLPVPYTDWLPEALKRNLGKWVDRKFHGYGIIEHVSATGERIFTVKVGTPPNFRVSVDTLKKFVEIADTYGIGALRITRNGNVEFMADSLENALKIKEAVEKLGFPVGGWGPTIWSINSCTAFLTCTTAVVDAPSITKVLYDALKPYFTGEITLPAKLRINVSGCPSSCGGFTADINLVGHYGDAPTYDPERIKLCLPKSAKALEAGHVPEVAEVCPTNAIKVYGKPDGSVGLDIIRSKCIACGRCRDVCDWIDFDQSKAGVAVLIGGKASNTGRGPLPSVQVIPWVPAIPPAYREIVAVVKKIIDVWRQNAREGERLGDWVHRIGMEKFYEMLNIPVTKWNKPVKFEGEFGIRQFLA, encoded by the coding sequence ATGAGCGCTGAGAGGTTTAAGAAGAGGCTCCCAGTACCCTACACCGACTGGCTGCCGGAGGCGCTGAAGCGGAATTTGGGCAAGTGGGTGGATAGGAAGTTCCACGGCTACGGCATAATTGAGCACGTCTCTGCCACTGGGGAGAGGATATTCACAGTGAAGGTGGGCACGCCGCCCAACTTCCGGGTCAGCGTCGACACTCTCAAGAAGTTTGTCGAAATCGCTGACACCTACGGCATCGGGGCGCTGAGGATTACCAGAAACGGAAACGTGGAGTTCATGGCAGACTCTCTAGAGAACGCGCTTAAGATCAAGGAGGCCGTGGAGAAGCTGGGCTTCCCAGTGGGAGGCTGGGGCCCCACCATATGGTCTATAAACAGCTGTACTGCCTTTCTGACGTGCACCACAGCGGTGGTGGACGCGCCCAGCATTACCAAGGTTCTCTACGACGCGCTTAAGCCCTACTTCACAGGCGAGATAACTCTCCCGGCGAAGCTTAGGATAAACGTCTCTGGTTGCCCCAGCAGTTGCGGCGGGTTCACAGCGGACATAAACCTGGTGGGCCACTACGGAGACGCCCCCACCTACGACCCCGAGAGGATAAAACTCTGCCTCCCCAAGTCCGCCAAGGCCCTGGAGGCCGGCCACGTGCCAGAGGTGGCCGAGGTGTGCCCCACCAACGCCATAAAGGTGTATGGAAAACCCGACGGCTCTGTGGGCCTCGACATAATTAGGTCCAAGTGCATCGCCTGCGGCCGCTGCCGCGACGTCTGTGACTGGATTGACTTCGACCAGAGCAAGGCCGGAGTGGCCGTGCTCATAGGCGGCAAGGCGAGCAACACAGGCAGAGGCCCGCTCCCCTCGGTGCAGGTAATACCCTGGGTGCCAGCCATCCCGCCCGCGTATAGGGAAATCGTGGCCGTGGTGAAGAAGATAATCGACGTGTGGAGGCAGAACGCCAGGGAGGGGGAGAGGCTGGGCGACTGGGTGCACAGAATTGGCATGGAGAAGTTCTACGAGATGTTGAACATCCCAGTCACCAAGTGGAATAAGCCCGTGAAATTTGAGGGCGAGTTCGGCATAAGGCAGTTCTTGGCGTGA
- a CDS encoding sulfurtransferase TusA family protein encodes MPKTLDVRGKFCPIPVMETAKAINEVPVGDVLEVLATDPAADPDIRAWAKRMGHEVVSSEKTAEGYLRIVVRRLK; translated from the coding sequence ATGCCCAAGACGTTGGACGTGAGGGGGAAGTTCTGCCCTATCCCCGTTATGGAGACTGCCAAGGCCATAAACGAGGTGCCCGTGGGCGACGTCTTGGAGGTCCTCGCCACCGACCCCGCGGCGGATCCAGACATAAGGGCGTGGGCCAAGCGCATGGGGCACGAGGTGGTCTCCTCTGAGAAAACCGCCGAGGGGTACCTACGCATTGTAGTTCGCAGGCTCAAGTAA
- a CDS encoding sulfite reductase subunit alpha produces METVEKKPLTVDAYAEEGRRILEYYEKGPWPSHVAELKKTNYPIDAYGAGLAARKTMWAAGSAKIRFVYTGFIARRTRDGKYAELHFRVWQPSGQIYTTQKLRQLIEFIEKYGLGLVELAGQQGMMIISIQPEKADEAIDALRAIGTDVGATGDTIRELATCVGPALCEFALYDTLAARDYFLTHPKIYEWMSNQLFPFKFKAKFSGCPFDCTRAVHRADFGFIGIWEGAPEVDQAKFRELVERGVVDPVKLAANCPSGAIRWDAEKKELVIDGSKCKKSMHCIRTAFPAIKPGKNRKIAVLVGGHVKGRFGGKMSKPLAIVNDYKEAADWVVKTVEAWMEGMEKGMVKHKDRIGDFIMKVGFKRYLEEVVKVKPQGKPTLHPSLRAGAVLDDEERKMWLDWVNKIVAEYKL; encoded by the coding sequence ATGGAAACTGTTGAGAAAAAGCCCCTAACTGTTGACGCATATGCAGAAGAGGGGCGCCGCATCCTTGAGTACTACGAGAAGGGGCCTTGGCCGAGCCACGTGGCGGAGCTCAAGAAGACCAACTACCCCATAGACGCCTACGGGGCGGGGCTGGCGGCTAGGAAGACCATGTGGGCCGCTGGCTCCGCCAAGATACGGTTCGTCTACACTGGCTTCATCGCCAGGAGGACCAGGGATGGAAAATACGCGGAGCTCCACTTCAGAGTATGGCAGCCCTCGGGCCAGATATACACCACGCAGAAGCTCCGCCAGCTGATCGAGTTCATTGAAAAGTACGGCCTAGGCCTCGTGGAGCTGGCCGGCCAACAGGGGATGATGATTATCTCCATCCAGCCGGAGAAGGCGGATGAGGCCATCGACGCCTTGAGGGCCATTGGAACAGACGTGGGGGCCACCGGCGACACCATCAGAGAGCTGGCCACGTGCGTCGGGCCCGCCCTCTGCGAGTTCGCCCTATACGACACCCTCGCGGCGCGGGACTACTTCTTAACCCACCCCAAGATATACGAGTGGATGAGCAACCAGCTGTTCCCCTTCAAATTCAAGGCCAAGTTCTCGGGATGCCCATTCGACTGCACTAGGGCAGTGCACCGCGCCGACTTCGGCTTTATAGGCATCTGGGAGGGTGCTCCTGAGGTGGATCAGGCTAAGTTTAGGGAGCTTGTGGAGAGGGGGGTTGTGGACCCGGTGAAGCTTGCCGCCAATTGTCCCAGCGGCGCCATTAGGTGGGACGCCGAGAAGAAAGAGCTCGTGATAGACGGGAGCAAGTGCAAAAAGTCTATGCACTGCATCCGCACAGCCTTCCCAGCCATAAAGCCAGGCAAAAACAGGAAGATTGCGGTGCTCGTGGGCGGCCACGTCAAGGGCAGATTTGGCGGAAAGATGTCCAAGCCCTTGGCCATAGTCAACGACTACAAGGAGGCCGCGGACTGGGTGGTGAAGACTGTCGAGGCTTGGATGGAGGGCATGGAGAAGGGCATGGTTAAGCACAAGGACAGGATTGGGGACTTCATCATGAAGGTAGGCTTCAAGCGCTACCTCGAGGAGGTGGTGAAGGTGAAGCCGCAGGGCAAGCCCACCTTACACCCGTCGCTTAGGGCGGGCGCGGTGCTCGACGACGAGGAGAGGAAGATGTGGCTAGACTGGGTCAACAAGATAGTGGCTGAGTACAAGCTATGA
- a CDS encoding cobyrinate a,c-diamide synthase, translated as MVPRLVVSSFKGISGKTIAALGLMYGLRRRGLRVAPFKVGPDFIDPSYHGAAAGAASRNLDVVLMGERGVLERFVKYSAGFDVAVVEGVLGLYDSVDGVSELGSTAQVAKLLKAPVVLVLNGERVNRTLRAVVRGLKAFDPGVNIAGVILTNVVGRQVEKLAKSIPEEGVRLLGAIPRSEKIAQFFAYRHLGLVPVAERGDGGLFHVLERHVLPYIDFDEVLEVAREAGDLDVEVVDPPQPRRLGCRIGVVFDRAFNFYYPEVFEYASALGEVVYVNALEDQAVPEVDVLYVGGGFPEVLAEELERNKPFRASLRRFVESGGRVYAECGGLMYMASSVVYEGGEYEMVDVVDGVAVVLKRPVGKGYAWGRVVGKTPIAPVGAQLKGHEFHYSKLILRERVEPAIKLERGVGIGGGVDGIVKYNMHAQYLHIHPYTYNVLERLCST; from the coding sequence GTGGTACCCCGCCTCGTCGTCTCCTCTTTTAAGGGCATCTCTGGGAAGACCATAGCGGCGCTGGGCTTGATGTATGGCCTCCGCCGCAGGGGGCTGAGGGTGGCGCCCTTCAAGGTCGGCCCCGACTTTATAGACCCCTCGTACCACGGCGCGGCGGCTGGGGCCGCCAGCAGAAATCTCGACGTGGTGTTAATGGGGGAGAGGGGGGTCTTGGAGAGGTTTGTAAAATACTCAGCCGGCTTTGACGTTGCCGTGGTAGAGGGCGTCTTGGGGCTATACGACTCAGTGGACGGGGTCTCCGAGCTGGGGTCCACCGCGCAGGTGGCTAAGTTGCTCAAGGCCCCCGTAGTGCTGGTGTTGAACGGGGAGAGGGTGAATAGGACGTTGCGGGCCGTGGTGAGGGGGCTCAAGGCCTTTGACCCCGGCGTGAACATCGCAGGGGTTATTTTGACCAACGTGGTGGGCCGCCAAGTGGAGAAGTTGGCCAAGTCTATCCCCGAGGAGGGGGTGAGGCTGTTGGGGGCTATCCCGAGGAGCGAGAAAATTGCCCAGTTTTTCGCGTATAGGCACCTGGGCCTAGTCCCAGTGGCCGAGAGGGGGGATGGGGGGCTCTTCCACGTGTTGGAGCGCCACGTCCTCCCCTACATAGACTTCGACGAGGTGTTAGAGGTGGCAAGGGAGGCCGGGGATCTTGACGTAGAGGTGGTGGACCCCCCGCAGCCCCGGAGGCTCGGCTGTAGAATCGGGGTGGTGTTTGACAGGGCTTTCAACTTCTACTACCCCGAGGTGTTTGAATACGCCTCGGCCCTCGGCGAGGTGGTGTACGTCAACGCTCTTGAGGACCAGGCCGTGCCCGAGGTAGACGTCTTGTACGTGGGAGGGGGGTTCCCAGAGGTTTTGGCAGAGGAGCTGGAGAGGAACAAGCCGTTTAGGGCCTCGCTGAGGCGCTTCGTGGAGTCTGGGGGGAGGGTGTACGCCGAGTGCGGCGGCCTCATGTACATGGCCTCTTCGGTGGTGTACGAGGGGGGCGAGTACGAGATGGTGGACGTGGTAGACGGCGTGGCTGTTGTGCTTAAGAGGCCGGTAGGGAAGGGGTACGCCTGGGGCCGCGTAGTGGGGAAGACCCCCATAGCGCCGGTGGGGGCCCAGCTGAAGGGGCACGAGTTCCACTACTCCAAGCTCATATTGAGGGAGAGGGTGGAGCCGGCGATTAAGCTGGAGAGAGGCGTGGGGATTGGCGGAGGCGTCGACGGCATTGTGAAATACAACATGCACGCCCAGTACCTCCACATACACCCCTACACCTACAACGTGTTGGAGAGGTTGTGCTCTACATAG
- a CDS encoding DUF1641 domain-containing protein, whose product MSEVVTIPKADYERLLQEVQALRREVEELSSLLLPVKIVLEKLPHLMADIQVFKVAAPLISMLSIMDSADLNALGAAMQGGVVCASKALRQVAEDGAPRVGLFGLLSAMRDPEVQKAMGLMVTLLKAMGSCMEENLKQVSEK is encoded by the coding sequence ATGAGCGAGGTAGTCACAATACCCAAGGCCGACTACGAGAGACTTCTGCAGGAGGTGCAGGCCCTGCGCAGGGAGGTGGAGGAGTTGAGCTCCCTCCTCCTCCCAGTAAAGATCGTGCTGGAGAAGTTGCCCCACCTAATGGCGGACATACAGGTGTTCAAAGTGGCGGCGCCGCTCATCTCCATGTTGTCCATAATGGACTCGGCTGACTTGAACGCCTTGGGCGCCGCCATGCAGGGAGGCGTGGTCTGCGCCAGCAAGGCGTTGAGACAGGTGGCCGAGGACGGGGCGCCGCGTGTGGGGCTCTTCGGCCTCCTCTCCGCCATGCGTGACCCAGAGGTGCAGAAGGCCATGGGCCTCATGGTGACTCTGCTAAAGGCCATGGGCAGTTGCATGGAGGAGAACCTAAAACAGGTAAGCGAGAAGTAG
- the dsrA gene encoding dissimilatory-type sulfite reductase subunit alpha, translating to MSAPPNLPPPDQLLQRAEEILKELEKGPWPSHVAELRKTQYPLRVYGVGLAARKSPWGPGAVKVAYVNTGVLSRWARDWVPGGGVEVHFRVFHTPGKFWKTDFIRKITKISRELGVGLIEVVGQTGAFVLNLTPDKAEEMVDALRSIGTDVGGSGDAIRALNACVGPALCEFALFDTLKWYAEFHKDKRVNDNIATPNYPYKFKIKISGCPLDCARANRADIGFIGVWEGAPEVDQAKFRELVERGVVDPVKLAANCPSGAIRWDAEKKELVIDGSKCKKSMHCIRTAFPAIKPGKNRKVAVVIGGGVKGRYGPKLGWFIGYLRPDQVKEAIDLTFKVIAPWEAEAQPKYRLGDYILVTGLDKFIEKAGIKLEGMPESIAKTPDDVPYAVLPKEERDMYLKLVEELKGKVGV from the coding sequence ATGTCAGCACCGCCCAACCTACCGCCGCCCGACCAGCTTCTACAGAGGGCCGAGGAGATATTGAAAGAGCTTGAGAAGGGGCCTTGGCCGAGCCACGTGGCGGAGCTGAGGAAGACCCAGTACCCGCTCAGAGTCTACGGCGTGGGCCTCGCGGCTAGGAAGTCCCCCTGGGGCCCCGGCGCCGTCAAGGTGGCCTATGTAAACACGGGGGTATTATCCCGGTGGGCCAGAGACTGGGTTCCAGGCGGCGGCGTAGAGGTGCACTTCAGAGTCTTCCACACCCCAGGCAAGTTCTGGAAGACCGACTTCATAAGAAAGATTACAAAGATCTCCAGAGAGCTGGGAGTGGGACTTATAGAGGTGGTGGGGCAGACCGGCGCCTTTGTCCTCAACCTAACGCCCGACAAGGCAGAGGAGATGGTGGACGCCCTTAGGTCCATAGGCACAGACGTAGGCGGCAGCGGAGACGCCATAAGAGCCCTCAACGCCTGCGTCGGGCCCGCCCTATGCGAATTCGCCCTCTTCGACACCTTGAAGTGGTACGCGGAGTTTCACAAAGACAAACGCGTCAACGACAACATAGCGACGCCCAACTACCCCTACAAGTTCAAGATCAAAATATCTGGCTGTCCTCTGGACTGCGCCCGCGCCAACAGGGCAGACATAGGCTTCATTGGCGTGTGGGAGGGTGCTCCTGAGGTGGATCAGGCTAAGTTTAGGGAGCTTGTGGAGAGGGGGGTTGTGGACCCGGTGAAGCTTGCCGCTAACTGCCCCAGCGGCGCCATTAGGTGGGACGCCGAGAAGAAAGAGCTCGTGATTGATGGGAGCAAGTGCAAAAAGTCTATGCACTGCATCCGCACAGCCTTCCCAGCCATAAAGCCAGGCAAGAATAGGAAAGTCGCTGTAGTAATTGGGGGCGGAGTTAAGGGGAGGTATGGGCCTAAGCTAGGCTGGTTCATCGGCTACCTAAGGCCGGACCAGGTGAAGGAGGCCATAGACCTCACCTTCAAGGTCATTGCCCCCTGGGAGGCCGAGGCTCAGCCCAAGTACAGGCTCGGCGACTACATTTTGGTGACTGGGCTGGACAAGTTCATTGAGAAGGCTGGGATTAAGCTTGAGGGCATGCCCGAGTCCATTGCCAAGACGCCGGACGACGTGCCCTACGCAGTGTTGCCCAAGGAGGAGAGAGACATGTACCTAAAGCTGGTGGAAGAGCTCAAGGGCAAGGTGGGGGTATGA
- a CDS encoding NAD(P)/FAD-dependent oxidoreductase → MPKKVLVLGGGTGGLMTVKELRERFGPGDVEITLIDAKDRTDFRPSYLYVAFGYRRPEEVSVPLEHVKRHGVNFVKAKVTAIDAANRKVKTTAGEFTYDVLVVALGAETVETGFPHTWELEPSLKVAEALAQVKQGHIVIGVYSLPYRCPPAPIELAMLTHFYYLTRGLRDKVKITVVHPLKRPFENFGPMAAKWMSGFLQQLGIEYVGVGQSTAIKSLGKSELETTTGEKFKFDAAFIVPPHKAPDPVLNSDLAKNGWAAPRNPANGDFRSAKYDDVYVIGDVAAPNVPVGMAGTILHSYMPWVISNIAADLFGVYLGKPPFRIVGTCALDVGAFGMAAACDFTPFVKKQKPYPDCMFLPPAPATRLFKEMFEKVYFNWLLGVVP, encoded by the coding sequence ATGCCCAAAAAGGTGTTGGTTCTGGGCGGTGGAACTGGCGGCTTAATGACTGTGAAGGAGCTTAGGGAGAGGTTTGGGCCGGGGGATGTGGAAATAACGCTCATAGACGCCAAGGATAGGACGGACTTTAGGCCTTCGTACCTCTACGTGGCTTTTGGCTACAGGAGGCCGGAGGAAGTCTCTGTCCCTCTTGAGCACGTAAAACGCCACGGGGTAAATTTTGTGAAGGCCAAGGTGACAGCCATAGACGCGGCCAATAGGAAGGTGAAGACGACGGCCGGGGAGTTTACCTACGACGTGTTGGTGGTGGCCCTCGGCGCAGAGACCGTAGAGACTGGGTTCCCCCACACGTGGGAGCTAGAGCCTTCTCTCAAGGTTGCCGAGGCCCTCGCCCAGGTGAAGCAGGGGCACATCGTCATCGGCGTTTACTCTCTGCCCTACCGCTGTCCGCCAGCCCCCATCGAGCTGGCAATGCTTACCCACTTCTACTACCTAACCCGGGGACTGAGAGACAAGGTCAAGATAACTGTGGTGCACCCGCTCAAGAGGCCCTTTGAGAACTTTGGCCCAATGGCGGCCAAGTGGATGTCCGGCTTCCTACAGCAGCTGGGGATTGAATACGTCGGCGTGGGGCAGTCCACGGCAATCAAGAGCTTGGGCAAGAGCGAGCTGGAAACCACCACCGGGGAGAAGTTTAAGTTCGACGCGGCCTTTATTGTCCCGCCGCACAAGGCGCCGGACCCCGTGCTCAACAGTGACTTGGCTAAAAATGGGTGGGCGGCGCCTCGCAACCCCGCCAACGGCGACTTTAGAAGCGCAAAATACGACGACGTATACGTAATAGGCGACGTTGCCGCTCCCAACGTCCCAGTGGGGATGGCTGGGACAATTCTACACAGCTACATGCCCTGGGTTATAAGCAACATAGCCGCCGACCTATTCGGCGTATACCTCGGGAAGCCCCCGTTTAGAATTGTTGGCACATGCGCCTTAGACGTGGGGGCCTTTGGAATGGCCGCTGCCTGCGACTTCACGCCGTTTGTGAAAAAGCAGAAGCCGTACCCCGACTGCATGTTCCTTCCGCCAGCACCTGCGACGCGATTGTTCAAGGAGATGTTTGAGAAAGTGTACTTCAACTGGCTTCTGGGGGTAGTGCCATGA
- a CDS encoding DsrE/DsrF/DrsH-like family protein has product MEKKNKLAIIVWSGTVDKLYPVAILSSAAAAGGWDVELFFTFWGLNAIRKENLSQMKISADFAEYAPAVAQAVKQMNFPPWHELIRQAKSMGNVRVYACSTTMEMFGIKDKAQLADFVDEVVGAATFLERAKDASVTLFI; this is encoded by the coding sequence ATGGAAAAGAAAAACAAGCTTGCAATAATCGTGTGGAGCGGCACTGTGGACAAGCTGTACCCCGTGGCCATTCTTTCGAGCGCGGCCGCCGCTGGGGGCTGGGACGTGGAGCTCTTTTTCACCTTCTGGGGGCTAAACGCCATTAGGAAGGAGAACTTGTCCCAGATGAAGATCTCGGCCGACTTCGCAGAGTATGCCCCCGCGGTGGCTCAGGCGGTTAAGCAGATGAACTTCCCGCCGTGGCACGAGCTTATAAGACAAGCCAAGTCCATGGGCAACGTACGCGTCTACGCGTGCTCTACCACCATGGAGATGTTTGGCATAAAAGACAAGGCGCAACTCGCCGATTTCGTGGACGAGGTGGTGGGCGCCGCCACCTTCCTCGAGAGGGCAAAGGACGCCTCCGTCACTCTGTTTATATAA
- a CDS encoding uroporphyrinogen-III synthase has protein sequence MPTVVITSGRAHKADLLAKMLTRAGIEPVYLPVVKIGEAGGADVAKFIDEISHFDVFIFMTGQSVASLVQEAKRAGLEQRLREALSRMTILCRGSKAAGNVKSLLGLTCAVVEETSEELLKVAERTLEGKRVAISFYGYLDDEFLREVQKRAAEVKYIQTYRTELEENAAEIAKLVLAGEADVVVFTSALACNSFFTQLSALGLAEKVANRFRSGAVKLAAVGPVTAEECKKFGVEPHIVPEKPFLAYLGEAIIRHLKPTLNTDSVRTQ, from the coding sequence ATGCCCACTGTGGTAATAACCTCGGGGAGGGCACACAAGGCGGACCTCCTGGCCAAGATGTTGACCAGGGCAGGCATAGAGCCTGTCTACCTCCCCGTGGTAAAGATAGGAGAGGCCGGGGGTGCGGACGTGGCGAAGTTCATCGACGAGATATCCCACTTCGACGTCTTCATATTCATGACTGGGCAGTCGGTTGCAAGCTTAGTGCAAGAGGCTAAGAGGGCTGGGCTAGAGCAGAGGCTTAGGGAGGCCCTCTCCAGGATGACTATTCTGTGTAGGGGCAGCAAGGCCGCTGGCAACGTGAAATCTCTCCTAGGCCTCACCTGCGCCGTGGTGGAGGAGACCTCGGAGGAGCTGTTGAAGGTTGCTGAGAGAACGCTTGAGGGGAAGAGGGTGGCCATATCGTTCTACGGGTACCTAGACGACGAGTTTCTGCGGGAGGTGCAGAAGAGGGCCGCAGAGGTGAAGTACATACAGACCTACAGGACAGAGCTTGAGGAAAATGCGGCAGAGATAGCGAAGCTGGTCTTGGCGGGGGAGGCAGACGTGGTGGTCTTCACAAGCGCTCTGGCCTGCAACAGCTTTTTCACACAGCTCAGCGCCCTAGGCCTAGCCGAAAAAGTGGCCAACCGGTTTAGGTCGGGCGCCGTTAAGCTGGCGGCGGTGGGGCCAGTCACGGCAGAAGAGTGCAAAAAATTTGGCGTAGAGCCGCACATTGTGCCAGAAAAGCCCTTCTTGGCGTATCTCGGCGAGGCCATCATAAGGCACTTAAAACCAACGCTGAACACCGACAGCGTGAGGACACAATAG
- the dsrB gene encoding dissimilatory-type sulfite reductase subunit beta encodes MTAAAPSKAERLQKVFPVDLEKFLPEAILRNYGKWVDRKFHGNGIIEHVSATGERIFTVKVALPPNARLSADTLDKFADIADKLGIGALRVTMAGNIEFLTDSLEKALKIKEEVEKLGFPVGGWGGALWGINSCTAYLTCTTAVVDSPSISKALGDALKPYFTGEIPLPAKLRVFVSGCPAMCAGGTAIDIAIVGQWGAPPKIREEVLPMCLPPPKALAKLPESQIFLVQVCPTGALSLRREGDKVKLVLIGEKCINCARCKENCDAFDYDPENVGVSILVGGKMSNTGTGPRLGRVLIPWLPANPPRYEEIVAVVKHIVETWRQHAQPGERLADFIERVGWTKFLDLLGFGKVRDYYQRVPEFARTFLTYRSRGDVYPRLRDGI; translated from the coding sequence ATGACCGCCGCCGCCCCGTCTAAGGCTGAGAGGTTGCAGAAGGTCTTCCCCGTCGACTTAGAGAAGTTTCTGCCCGAGGCCATACTCAGGAACTATGGAAAGTGGGTGGATAGGAAGTTCCATGGCAATGGTATAATTGAGCACGTCTCTGCCACTGGGGAGAGGATATTCACTGTGAAAGTCGCGTTGCCGCCTAACGCGAGGCTTTCGGCGGATACGTTGGACAAATTTGCCGATATTGCGGACAAGTTGGGCATAGGCGCGCTGAGGGTGACCATGGCAGGCAACATAGAGTTTCTGACAGACTCTCTGGAGAAGGCGCTTAAGATCAAGGAGGAGGTGGAGAAGCTGGGCTTCCCAGTGGGAGGCTGGGGCGGCGCCTTGTGGGGAATCAACAGCTGTACTGCATATCTGACGTGCACCACCGCGGTGGTGGATAGCCCAAGTATTAGCAAGGCCCTCGGCGATGCGCTGAAGCCCTACTTCACTGGCGAGATTCCGCTTCCCGCAAAGCTCAGGGTCTTCGTCAGCGGTTGCCCGGCCATGTGCGCTGGCGGCACAGCTATAGATATAGCAATAGTGGGCCAGTGGGGCGCCCCGCCGAAGATACGCGAGGAGGTCCTCCCCATGTGTCTCCCGCCGCCTAAGGCCTTGGCCAAGTTGCCGGAGTCGCAGATATTCCTAGTCCAAGTCTGCCCCACCGGCGCCCTTTCTCTGAGGAGGGAGGGGGACAAGGTAAAGCTCGTCCTAATTGGGGAAAAGTGCATCAACTGCGCCAGGTGTAAGGAGAACTGCGACGCCTTTGACTACGACCCAGAAAACGTGGGCGTGTCAATACTCGTGGGCGGCAAGATGTCTAACACTGGCACTGGCCCCAGGCTGGGCCGGGTGTTGATACCGTGGTTGCCCGCAAATCCGCCGAGGTATGAGGAGATAGTGGCCGTGGTAAAGCACATAGTAGAGACGTGGAGGCAGCACGCCCAGCCCGGCGAGAGACTCGCCGACTTCATCGAGAGAGTGGGGTGGACTAAGTTCCTCGATCTGCTGGGCTTCGGCAAGGTTAGAGACTACTACCAGAGAGTGCCTGAGTTTGCCAGGACGTTCCTCACCTACAGATCCCGCGGCGACGTCTACCCGCGGCTCAGAGATGGAATTTGA
- a CDS encoding TusE/DsrC/DsvC family sulfur relay protein, protein MPVKCPGEYTVDGKKVILDEDCFLQNTEDWDEKIAEWMARELEGIQQLTDAHWKVIRYLREYWETYGSCPPIKMLTKETGFTLEQIYQLFPSGPAHGACKVAGAPKPTGCV, encoded by the coding sequence ATGCCGGTTAAATGTCCAGGAGAGTACACAGTGGATGGTAAAAAGGTGATCCTCGACGAGGACTGCTTCTTGCAGAACACAGAGGACTGGGATGAGAAAATAGCCGAGTGGATGGCCAGGGAGCTTGAGGGAATACAGCAGCTGACAGACGCCCACTGGAAGGTAATTAGGTATCTCAGGGAGTACTGGGAGACATACGGCTCTTGCCCGCCGATTAAGATGTTGACAAAGGAGACAGGCTTCACCCTTGAGCAGATCTACCAGCTGTTCCCCTCTGGGCCAGCGCACGGCGCGTGTAAAGTGGCCGGGGCGCCTAAGCCCACGGGCTGCGTATAA